One genomic segment of Zymoseptoria tritici IPO323 chromosome 5, whole genome shotgun sequence includes these proteins:
- a CDS encoding peptidase M24 (Peptidase M24), with protein sequence MRRTLPPALRAALRPTPTFRSRPCRLTPSKRTLISAASIQFGQPLHETHPHLIEAGDLTPGISALEYHHRRAALARKLPKNSVAVLAASEVKYRSGAVFYEFRQDSNFFYLTGFNEPNAVAIIAKGTSDVEYTFHLYVRPKDAYAELWDGARSGVQAAQDVFNADEAGDIDSISRILPSILSSASQIYTDIGHNSSRKSAFERFLHPNTNDTPTAFAKYSPKPLRPLINDLRLTKSTVELQNMRIAGQRSGEVLTSAMKSLPDSESQLWANITHGFKSAGLAGEAYVPVVAGGGNALSIHYTRNDALLTSGEVVLVDAGGEYGGYITDITRTWPVCGRFTDAQRDMYAMILSVQKHCIALCREDAAMSLDSIHSTCESGLRDGLKALGFDVRGDTLQKLFPHHVGHHVGLDVHDAPGYSRTEVLKEGMCITIEPGVYVPNEQRWPEKFRGLGIRIEDSVVVGKGEVEVLTGTAVKELGEVEWGK encoded by the exons ATGCGCAGAACGCTGCCGCCCGCTCTACGGGCAGCCCTGCGCCCAACGCCAACCTTTCGCAGCAGACCATGCCGTCTCACGCCTTCGAAACGAACCCTCATATCCGCCGCCTCGATCCAGTTCGGACAGCCATTGCACGAGACACATCCACATCTCATCGAAGCTGGTGATC TCACACCCGGAATTTCTGCTCTAGAATACCACCATCGAAGAGCTGCGCTTGCGAGAAAGCTGCCGAAGAATAGTGTCGCGGTGCTGGCTGCTTCGGAAGTGAAGTATCGATCTGGAGCGGTGTTCTACGAGTTCCGGCAGGACTCGAACTTCTTCTACTTGACGG GTTTCAATGAACCCAATGCTGTTGCGATAATAG CAAAAGGCACCTCCGACGTCGAATACACCTTCCACCTCTACGTCCGCCCAAAGGACGCCTACGCCGAACTCTGGGATGGCGCGCGCTCAGGCGTCCAAGCCGCTCAAGATGTCTTCAACGCTGATGAAGCCGGCGACATCGATTCAATCTCTCGAATACTACCCTCGATCCTCTCAAGCGCCTCACAAATATACACCGACATCGGCCACAACTCCTCCCGCAAATCCGCCTTCGAACGCTTCCTCCACCCCAACACCAACGATACCCCAACTGCATTTGCGAAATACTCACCCAAACCACTCCGTCCTCTCATCAACGACCTTCGCCTCACCAAATCCACAGTTGAACTCCAAAACATGCGTATCGCAGGCCAGCGCTCCGGCGAAGTCCTCACATCTGCTATGAAATCCCTCCCAGACTCCGAATCCCAGCTCTGGGCCAACATAACCCACGGCTTCAAATCCGCCGGGCTTGCCGGAGAAGCCTACGTTCCCGTCGTCGCCGGCGGCGGTAACGCTCTCAGCATTCACTACACCCGCAACGACGCCCTCCTTACATCAGgcgaagtcgtgctcgtaGACGCGGGAGGCGAGTATGGCGGGTACATCACGGACATCACACGTACTTGGCCTGTGTGTGGGAGGTTCACGGACGCGCAGAGAGATATGTACGCTATGATCCTGTCCGTGCAGAAGCATTGTATAGCCCTCTGTCGCGAGGACGCGGCGATGTCGCTGGACAGCATCCACTCCACCTGCGAATCCGGGCTCCGGGACGGGTTGAAGGCGCTAGGCTTCGATGTGCGAGGCGATACGCTGCAGAAACTATTTCCGCATCATGTAGGCCATCACGTCGGGTTGGATGTTCATGATGCGCCGGGATATTCGAGGACggaggtgttgaaggagggAATGTGTATTACGATCGAACCGGGAGTGTACGTTCCGAACGAGCAGAGGTGGCCGGAGAAGTTCAGAGGGTTAGGCATCAGGATCGAGGATTCGGTTGTTGTTGGGAAGGGTGAGGTGGAAGTTCTGACCGGGACGGCGGTGAAGGAGCTTGGAGAGGTGGAGTGGGGAAAGTAG